A region of Streptomyces deccanensis DNA encodes the following proteins:
- a CDS encoding serine hydrolase domain-containing protein: MRTPHSRRTASTTVVALALALLATLAPAHARAAADPLQRDADALRDTGVTGVSVRVDRPRGTRTVRSGVGDLRTRVPVPRGEYIRIGSTTKTYVATVLLQLVGEGRLSLEDRVERWLPGVVEGNGNDGRRVTVRQLLQHTSGLPDYISDVVPELSAAGYLKHRSTTYTSAQRVAFAMTHPPVFEPGARWEYSNTNYILAGMVIEAVSGKGWDQEVRERILRPLRLTRTFAPGNDPRLPRPHARNYQQFDAGGDAPMTDTTLAYLPFDGDADGSMISTTADTNRFFSALLGGRLLAPAQLAEMLRTVAVPDTPGEVPGSRYGLGIGWTPLTCGGGYWGHSGSGFGFLAWPGTTRDGRTSVTVAVHSRPGDERTAVRQIGAMTDLVDHALCARPGA; the protein is encoded by the coding sequence ATGCGTACCCCCCACAGCCGTCGCACCGCCTCGACCACCGTCGTCGCCCTCGCTCTCGCCCTCCTCGCCACCCTCGCCCCGGCCCATGCCCGCGCCGCGGCGGACCCGCTCCAGCGGGACGCCGACGCTCTTCGGGACACCGGTGTGACCGGTGTGTCCGTGCGGGTCGACCGGCCTCGCGGGACGCGGACCGTGCGGAGTGGGGTCGGTGATCTCCGGACCCGCGTGCCCGTGCCGCGCGGTGAGTACATCCGGATCGGCAGCACCACCAAGACCTACGTCGCCACCGTCCTCCTCCAACTCGTCGGTGAGGGGCGGCTGTCGCTGGAGGACCGGGTGGAGCGGTGGCTGCCGGGGGTGGTGGAGGGGAACGGGAACGACGGCCGCCGGGTCACCGTGCGGCAGCTCCTCCAGCACACCAGCGGGCTGCCGGACTACATCTCCGACGTCGTCCCCGAGCTGAGCGCCGCCGGGTATCTCAAGCATCGGTCGACCACGTACACCTCGGCGCAGCGCGTCGCCTTCGCCATGACGCATCCTCCCGTCTTCGAGCCGGGCGCCCGCTGGGAGTACTCCAACACCAACTACATCCTCGCCGGGATGGTGATCGAGGCGGTCAGCGGGAAGGGGTGGGATCAGGAGGTCCGGGAGCGGATTCTGCGGCCGTTGCGGCTCACGCGGACCTTCGCTCCGGGCAACGATCCCCGGCTTCCCCGGCCCCATGCCCGGAACTACCAGCAGTTCGACGCGGGGGGCGACGCCCCCATGACCGACACCACCCTCGCCTACCTCCCCTTCGACGGGGATGCCGACGGGTCGATGATCAGCACCACCGCCGACACCAACCGCTTCTTCTCCGCGCTGCTCGGCGGCAGGCTCCTCGCCCCCGCCCAGCTCGCCGAGATGCTGCGTACGGTCGCCGTGCCCGACACCCCCGGCGAGGTGCCGGGCTCGCGCTACGGGCTGGGCATCGGCTGGACGCCCCTGACCTGCGGCGGCGGCTACTGGGGCCACAGCGGCAGCGGCTTCGGCTTTCTGGCGTGGCCGGGGACGACACGGGACGGCCGTACCTCCGTCACCGTCGCCGTGCACAGCCGGCCGGGCGACGAGCGGACCGCCGTACGGCAGATCGGGGCCATGACGGACCTGGTCGACCACGCGCTGTGCGCGCGGCCGGGGGCATAG
- a CDS encoding DUF397 domain-containing protein: MKHTPRWQKSTFSDGGEGDTCVEIATAAGGIALRESTTPATHLRTTPTPLAGLLLHIKAGGVRTTS, from the coding sequence ATGAAGCACACCCCGCGCTGGCAGAAGTCGACGTTCTCTGACGGCGGCGAAGGTGACACCTGTGTCGAAATCGCCACCGCCGCCGGGGGCATAGCCCTCCGTGAATCCACCACCCCCGCCACCCACCTCCGCACCACCCCCACCCCCCTCGCCGGACTCCTCCTCCACATAAAGGCGGGCGGGGTTCGTACGACGAGCTGA
- a CDS encoding VOC family protein, protein MSYDQQYTHEPELPAAGVQLNHTAIYASDRHLSAEFLAVVLGLKVGAPFGPFLPVDLGNGVTLDFYEKRDEPIQSQHYAFLVPDEQFDAVITRLEVVGVTYYADPGHTEPGQINRLFGGRGAYFDDPDGHNMEVMTRPYVRP, encoded by the coding sequence ATGTCCTATGACCAGCAGTACACGCATGAACCCGAGCTGCCGGCGGCTGGCGTCCAGCTGAACCACACGGCCATCTACGCAAGCGACCGGCACCTGTCTGCCGAGTTCCTCGCCGTGGTGCTGGGCTTGAAGGTCGGCGCCCCGTTTGGGCCGTTCCTGCCCGTCGACCTCGGCAACGGCGTGACGCTCGACTTCTATGAGAAGAGGGACGAGCCGATCCAGTCGCAGCACTACGCCTTCCTCGTCCCTGACGAGCAGTTCGACGCCGTTATCACCCGTCTGGAGGTGGTCGGGGTCACCTACTACGCCGACCCCGGCCACACCGAGCCCGGCCAGATCAACCGTCTGTTCGGTGGTCGTGGCGCCTACTTCGACGACCCGGACGGTCACAACATGGAGGTCATGACCCGGCCTTACGTCCGCCCTTAG
- a CDS encoding helix-turn-helix domain-containing protein — MAARSNPTARQVRLGAELRRLREAAGLKAREVAAFLNSTSTQMSQVEAGIAAVSAERIRRLAAHYACADEELIDALAAMAGERARGWWTRYRGVLPQVNLDVAEAEHHATYLREIVINRVPGLLQTPDYARAVFRYMRPELPESELVPRVEYRLKRRSVIEGDTPTPYETIVHEFALRIRVADRQTSVAQLRWILDRIEQGNVTVRVIPIDQDGFAGAGASMMYTGGPVPRLDTVLRDAPTGVVFVDEEPQLQRLRTLLRRVEEAALEPVASRDFIQRLAKEL, encoded by the coding sequence ATGGCGGCACGGAGCAACCCCACCGCGCGGCAAGTGCGCCTGGGAGCGGAGCTGCGCAGGTTGCGCGAGGCCGCCGGCTTGAAGGCCCGTGAGGTAGCGGCGTTTCTGAACTCGACTTCGACGCAGATGAGTCAGGTGGAGGCAGGCATCGCGGCCGTGAGTGCGGAACGCATCCGCCGCCTCGCAGCTCACTACGCGTGCGCCGACGAGGAGTTGATCGACGCGCTCGCGGCTATGGCCGGCGAACGCGCACGCGGCTGGTGGACCAGGTACCGAGGCGTCCTGCCTCAGGTGAACCTGGACGTGGCGGAAGCGGAGCACCATGCAACGTATCTGCGCGAGATCGTCATCAACCGCGTCCCGGGGCTGCTCCAAACCCCGGACTACGCCCGAGCGGTCTTCAGGTACATGCGCCCGGAGCTACCCGAGAGCGAGCTCGTGCCTCGGGTCGAGTACCGGTTGAAGAGGCGCTCAGTCATCGAGGGCGACACTCCTACCCCGTACGAGACGATCGTCCACGAGTTTGCCTTGCGCATCCGAGTAGCCGACCGCCAGACCTCCGTGGCTCAACTCCGTTGGATCCTGGACCGGATCGAACAGGGCAACGTCACCGTGCGCGTCATCCCCATCGACCAGGACGGCTTCGCCGGTGCCGGCGCCTCGATGATGTACACCGGTGGACCAGTGCCGCGACTGGACACCGTCCTCCGGGACGCCCCCACCGGCGTCGTCTTCGTCGATGAGGAACCGCAGCTGCAACGGCTCCGAACACTCCTTCGTAGAGTGGAGGAGGCGGCGCTCGAACCCGTGGCGTCGCGGGACTTCATCCAGCGTTTGGCGAAGGAGCTGTGA
- a CDS encoding PQQ-binding-like beta-propeller repeat protein, with product MTQPPPPPNQPPGPPPNEPPAPSLSKDQPPAQGQPPAQPPAQPPAPGQQPPQSPPPQGGFGAPTPPPAGGFGAPTPPPQGPPAPAPGYGYPQTPPPQQPGYGYPGQPGQPGQPGAYGQPQPGPYGQQPQPGPYGQQPYGYQPQTMPMHPQVGHPGGPGGPGGPGGKKKVNTAAIIITAAVAAIALIVGGGVYIATSSGDDDNGKNDTASSEGTSGGKDDTKSEDDGGSSSGGSSSGGVEIPTTAQEKAPASPSAKILFQVPAHEVKEKLQIDSVKGSWLTKTTYAKSALNKIVGYDPDSGKTKWTLDLSGQTCAGSREITTEGIAVVVTEAAKRKNNDDRQPCTEVTAFDVETGKEVWTKSADLSGSKVPFGEVTISGTTVAAAGGYSGGAAFDVNSGKVLWSPKAGQCTDEGYAGGAQLIAVRKCGDYGSETFEIQLLDPKSGSVKWTYKVPSGIQRAKVISTNPVVFGVVTGSDVPLTGTTDIFSLDDKGKLRAKISIPDDKYEYECPVRGVWACKGIYVGNDKVYMPTKSHDGTGSYSSTNEIVSFSLATGKPTGDRVDAGDDHELFPIRMDGPNVIAYKDGPYDKGAQIVSIDGKTLKQTKLLETPASESVLRAISAMTPTMSEMLYTDGRWFIGSELVSKPYSDDEKEYTALGFGAK from the coding sequence ATGACGCAGCCGCCGCCCCCGCCGAACCAGCCGCCGGGCCCGCCCCCGAACGAGCCGCCCGCCCCGTCCCTGTCCAAGGACCAGCCCCCGGCGCAGGGCCAGCCGCCCGCCCAGCCTCCGGCTCAGCCGCCGGCCCCGGGCCAGCAGCCCCCGCAGAGCCCCCCGCCGCAGGGCGGTTTCGGCGCGCCCACACCCCCGCCGGCCGGCGGCTTCGGTGCCCCGACGCCTCCGCCGCAGGGCCCGCCCGCGCCGGCCCCGGGCTACGGCTACCCGCAGACGCCCCCGCCGCAGCAGCCCGGCTACGGCTACCCGGGTCAGCCCGGTCAGCCCGGTCAGCCGGGTGCCTACGGCCAGCCGCAGCCCGGCCCGTACGGCCAGCAGCCGCAGCCGGGTCCCTACGGGCAGCAGCCGTACGGCTACCAGCCGCAGACCATGCCGATGCACCCGCAGGTGGGCCACCCGGGCGGTCCCGGCGGTCCCGGCGGCCCGGGCGGCAAGAAGAAGGTGAACACCGCGGCGATCATCATCACCGCGGCGGTCGCGGCCATCGCGCTCATCGTCGGCGGTGGCGTCTACATCGCCACCTCCAGCGGCGACGACGACAACGGCAAGAACGACACCGCCAGTTCGGAGGGCACCTCCGGCGGCAAGGACGACACCAAGAGCGAGGACGACGGCGGCTCCTCGTCCGGCGGTTCGTCGTCCGGCGGCGTGGAGATCCCGACCACCGCGCAGGAGAAGGCACCGGCCAGCCCCAGCGCGAAGATCCTCTTCCAGGTGCCCGCGCACGAGGTCAAGGAAAAGCTCCAGATCGACAGCGTCAAGGGCTCCTGGCTGACGAAGACCACGTACGCCAAGTCCGCGCTCAACAAGATCGTCGGCTACGACCCGGACAGCGGCAAGACCAAGTGGACGCTGGACCTGTCCGGCCAGACCTGCGCGGGCTCCCGTGAGATCACCACCGAGGGCATCGCCGTCGTGGTGACCGAGGCGGCCAAGCGCAAGAACAACGACGACCGCCAGCCCTGCACCGAGGTCACCGCGTTCGACGTCGAGACCGGCAAGGAGGTGTGGACCAAGAGCGCCGACCTCAGCGGCAGCAAGGTGCCGTTCGGCGAGGTCACCATCTCCGGTACGACGGTCGCCGCGGCCGGCGGCTACTCCGGTGGCGCCGCGTTCGACGTCAACTCCGGCAAGGTGCTGTGGTCGCCGAAGGCCGGCCAGTGCACCGACGAGGGCTACGCGGGCGGCGCCCAGCTGATCGCGGTCCGCAAGTGCGGCGACTACGGCAGCGAGACCTTCGAGATCCAGCTGCTCGACCCGAAGTCGGGCAGCGTCAAGTGGACGTACAAGGTGCCCTCCGGCATCCAGCGCGCCAAGGTCATCTCCACCAACCCGGTCGTCTTCGGTGTGGTGACGGGCAGCGACGTCCCGCTGACCGGCACGACCGACATCTTCTCCCTCGACGACAAGGGCAAGCTGCGCGCCAAGATCTCCATCCCGGACGACAAGTACGAGTACGAGTGCCCCGTCCGCGGTGTCTGGGCCTGCAAGGGCATCTACGTCGGCAACGACAAGGTGTACATGCCGACCAAGAGCCACGACGGCACCGGCTCCTACAGCTCCACCAACGAGATCGTCTCCTTCTCGCTGGCCACGGGGAAGCCCACCGGTGACCGTGTGGACGCGGGCGACGACCACGAGCTGTTCCCGATCCGGATGGACGGGCCGAACGTCATCGCCTACAAGGACGGCCCGTACGACAAGGGCGCCCAGATCGTCTCCATCGACGGCAAGACGCTGAAGCAGACCAAGCTGCTGGAGACCCCGGCCTCCGAGTCGGTGCTCCGCGCGATCAGCGCCATGACGCCGACGATGAGCGAGATGCTCTACACCGACGGACGCTGGTTCATCGGCTCGGAACTGGTCAGCAAGCCCTACTCGGACGACGAGAAGGAGTACACGGCGCTCGGTTTCGGGGCGAAGTAA
- a CDS encoding MOSC domain-containing protein has protein sequence MYGTVTAVSSNGAYSFTKPNRDSITLLAGLGVEGDVHAGVTVKHRSRVAQDPTQPNLRQVHLIHEELFAEVGAEGFTVAPGDLGENITTTGIDLLGLPVGTLLRIGDEAVLEVTGLRNPCVQIDNFQAGLMKRVVGRDAAGNVVLRAGIMSIVKEGGVVRPGDPIKAELPNGPHRPLERV, from the coding sequence GTGTACGGGACAGTGACGGCGGTCAGCAGCAACGGCGCGTACTCGTTCACCAAGCCGAACCGGGACAGCATCACACTGCTCGCCGGGCTCGGGGTGGAAGGTGATGTGCATGCCGGGGTGACGGTCAAGCACCGTTCGCGGGTCGCGCAGGACCCCACCCAGCCGAACCTGCGCCAGGTCCACCTGATCCATGAAGAACTCTTCGCGGAGGTCGGCGCGGAGGGGTTCACGGTGGCACCCGGTGACCTCGGCGAGAACATCACCACCACCGGCATCGATCTGCTCGGGCTGCCGGTGGGCACGCTGCTGCGCATCGGGGACGAGGCGGTCCTGGAGGTGACCGGCCTGCGCAACCCCTGCGTGCAGATCGACAACTTCCAGGCCGGGTTGATGAAGCGGGTGGTCGGCCGCGACGCGGCCGGGAACGTCGTGCTCCGGGCCGGAATCATGAGCATCGTGAAGGAGGGCGGCGTGGTGCGGCCGGGCGACCCGATCAAGGCGGAACTCCCGAACGGGCCGCACCGCCCCTTGGAACGGGTCTGA
- a CDS encoding PQQ-binding-like beta-propeller repeat protein yields MVQPPDHPPQGGYGVPQNPPPQSQPQHPQQPQQPYGYPQTPPPQGPPAPGPGYGYPPQQPPAQPGPYTQPGPYGQPQQPGPYAQPGPYNPASQAGYGYPQSQYAGAPTPPPVGGGPGGSKNPFKGRPAVVVGAAVAALLVVGGAVFAVTSLGDDGEKKPVAKESTGPSGDDKPSDTPSAPVNQGDGSGDGGEDLDISDLNADRKDGEAKVLWYKSAPDAPGSGASAPGLLVTDKVAVKPAYKQLFAYNVGDGDPAWDPIEFPGKICAVTPEATADDRAVVAYQKSTSKNAECDQLQQLDLNTGAKGWSAELEKGDLFDSAHSVSLALAGDTLVVGRSQSGTAYDVKTGKKLFDKKTYGQSCYPSGFAGGTRLVVVSSCAVTTDKEHDEVQELDPRTGKAKWTRKIPKGWKVENAYSVDPLVLYLTNEEENTWNISTFKADGSTRSQVDSDASFAPECDSGILSGNLAGCTGVASDANTLYLPTEEKDGTNQIVALNLATGKEKWRVKSPAADAVMEPVRTEGGKLIAYVEPSSDAGGRIVSFPTTGGSPAPTELLRMPASAAAIESSFYSRAIDYVDGRFYISSTLLSGADESKEKLMLAYGK; encoded by the coding sequence ATGGTTCAGCCGCCCGATCATCCGCCGCAGGGTGGTTACGGAGTTCCGCAGAATCCACCACCGCAGTCGCAGCCGCAACACCCGCAGCAACCGCAACAGCCGTACGGCTACCCGCAGACGCCCCCGCCGCAGGGCCCGCCCGCACCGGGTCCCGGCTACGGCTACCCCCCTCAGCAGCCGCCCGCGCAGCCGGGTCCGTACACCCAGCCCGGCCCGTACGGCCAGCCGCAGCAGCCCGGCCCGTACGCGCAGCCCGGCCCGTACAACCCGGCGTCGCAGGCCGGTTACGGCTACCCGCAGTCGCAGTACGCGGGCGCGCCCACGCCCCCGCCGGTCGGTGGCGGCCCCGGAGGGTCGAAGAACCCCTTCAAGGGCAGGCCCGCGGTGGTCGTCGGGGCGGCCGTGGCCGCGCTCCTCGTGGTCGGCGGCGCCGTGTTCGCCGTGACGAGCCTCGGGGACGACGGCGAGAAGAAGCCCGTCGCCAAGGAGAGCACCGGCCCCTCCGGGGACGACAAGCCCTCCGACACGCCCTCCGCGCCCGTCAACCAGGGCGACGGCAGCGGCGACGGCGGCGAGGACCTCGACATCTCCGACCTCAACGCCGACCGCAAGGACGGCGAGGCCAAGGTCCTCTGGTACAAGAGCGCGCCCGACGCGCCCGGTTCCGGCGCGAGCGCCCCCGGCCTGTTGGTCACCGACAAGGTCGCGGTGAAGCCCGCGTACAAGCAGCTGTTCGCCTACAACGTCGGTGACGGCGACCCGGCCTGGGACCCGATCGAGTTCCCCGGCAAGATCTGCGCGGTCACCCCGGAGGCGACCGCCGACGACCGGGCCGTGGTCGCGTACCAGAAGAGCACCTCGAAGAACGCCGAGTGCGACCAGCTCCAGCAGCTCGACCTGAACACCGGCGCCAAGGGGTGGTCGGCCGAGCTGGAGAAGGGCGACCTGTTCGACAGCGCCCACAGTGTCTCCCTGGCCCTCGCCGGCGACACCCTCGTGGTGGGTCGTTCGCAGTCCGGGACGGCGTACGACGTCAAGACCGGCAAGAAGCTGTTCGACAAGAAGACCTACGGCCAGTCCTGCTACCCGTCCGGGTTCGCGGGCGGCACGCGGCTGGTCGTCGTCTCCTCCTGCGCGGTGACCACCGACAAGGAGCACGACGAGGTCCAGGAGCTGGACCCGAGGACCGGCAAGGCCAAGTGGACGCGGAAGATCCCCAAGGGCTGGAAGGTCGAGAACGCGTACTCCGTGGACCCGCTCGTCCTCTACCTCACCAACGAGGAAGAGAACACCTGGAACATCTCCACGTTCAAGGCCGACGGATCGACCCGTTCGCAGGTCGACTCCGACGCCTCGTTCGCCCCCGAGTGCGACAGCGGGATCCTTTCCGGGAACCTCGCAGGCTGCACCGGTGTGGCGAGCGACGCGAACACGCTCTACCTGCCGACCGAGGAGAAGGACGGCACGAACCAGATCGTCGCGCTGAACCTCGCCACCGGCAAGGAGAAGTGGCGCGTCAAGTCGCCCGCCGCCGACGCGGTGATGGAGCCGGTGCGGACCGAAGGCGGCAAGCTGATCGCGTACGTGGAGCCGTCGTCCGACGCGGGCGGCCGGATCGTGTCGTTCCCGACCACGGGCGGCAGCCCCGCGCCCACCGAGCTGCTGCGGATGCCGGCGAGCGCCGCGGCGATCGAGAGTTCCTTCTACTCGAGGGCCATCGACTACGTGGACGGACGTTTCTACATCTCCTCGACCCTGCTCAGCGGTGCCGACGAGTCGAAGGAGAAGTTGATGCTGGCCTACGGCAAGTGA
- a CDS encoding helix-turn-helix transcriptional regulator, translating to MGVRLMVVDDHRLLAEALASALKLRGHRVLAAAAPAAGAAELVITRAPEVCLIGTATPAEPGIFDPVVKIKRERPQVAVLVLGPVPNPRGIAAAFAAGASGYVRHDERIEGVERAIMKARAGEAAVAPQLLQSAFGELLNPAAQPDDEGQRLLQMLTPREVEVLVRVAEGEDTRLIAAGMGIAPSTARTHVQRVLMKLGVGSRLEAAALAARTGLLDRAGPVPPGVPGAGL from the coding sequence ATGGGAGTGCGGCTCATGGTGGTCGACGACCACCGACTGCTGGCCGAGGCGTTGGCCTCGGCCCTGAAGCTGCGGGGACACCGGGTGCTGGCGGCGGCGGCGCCCGCCGCGGGCGCGGCGGAGCTGGTGATCACCAGGGCACCGGAGGTGTGCCTGATCGGCACGGCGACACCCGCCGAGCCGGGGATCTTCGACCCGGTGGTGAAGATCAAGCGCGAACGCCCGCAGGTGGCGGTCCTGGTCCTCGGACCGGTCCCAAACCCGCGCGGCATCGCGGCGGCGTTCGCGGCCGGGGCGTCCGGCTACGTCCGCCACGACGAACGCATCGAGGGCGTCGAACGCGCCATCATGAAGGCCCGAGCGGGTGAGGCGGCGGTGGCGCCCCAACTCCTCCAGAGCGCCTTCGGCGAACTCCTCAACCCGGCGGCCCAGCCGGACGACGAGGGCCAACGCCTGCTCCAGATGCTGACCCCGCGCGAGGTCGAGGTCCTGGTCCGCGTCGCGGAGGGTGAGGACACGCGTCTCATCGCGGCGGGCATGGGCATCGCCCCGTCGACGGCCCGCACGCACGTCCAACGCGTCCTGATGAAGCTCGGCGTCGGCTCCCGCCTGGAGGCGGCGGCGCTCGCGGCCCGCACGGGGCTGCTGGACCGGGCGGGACCGGTGCCCCCGGGGGTGCCGGGGGCGGGACTGTAG
- a CDS encoding sodium:solute symporter family protein, with protein sequence MPTEVELRMENLADPSGPAGPAGPADPSGTAGLADLAAELRLPVDWLDYTILAVYFVVVLGIGFAARRSVRTSLDFFLSGRSLPAWVTGLAFIAANLGATEILGMAANSAQYGVYTTHWYWIGAIPAMVFLGLVMMPFYYGSKVRSVPEFLLLRFDRGAHLLSSVLFAFAAILIAGVNLYALAIVVEALLGWPEWVSIVVAGIFVLAYITLGGLSSAIYNEVLQFFVILAALIPITVLGLKKVGGWDGLSDSLTESRGPDFVTAWGGTGIGSDNPLGANWLTIVLGLGFVLSFGYWTTNFAEVQRALSAKNLSAAQRTPLIAAFPKIFIVFLVMIPGLVAAVLVPRIGTSESDLQYNDAIPYLMEDLLPNGVLGIAVTGLLAAFMAGMAANVSSFNTVFTTDIWAKYVVRDREDGYYVRFGRLITAIGVLASIGTAFLASSFSNIMSYLQTLFSFFNVPMFVVFIIGMFWRRASMKSGFWGLLAGTTAAMLNYFVLYKQDVIDIPTDQGANFVSAIAGFVAGAVLMVAVSLFTAPKPDADLQGLVYGTRSPGMDEPPGEGDDAWYRRPALLGWGAIVLAAACYIPFSF encoded by the coding sequence ATGCCAACTGAAGTGGAGCTGCGCATGGAGAATCTCGCGGATCCCTCCGGCCCCGCCGGCCCTGCTGGTCCCGCCGACCCCTCCGGCACCGCCGGTCTCGCCGATCTCGCGGCCGAGCTGCGGCTCCCCGTCGACTGGCTCGACTACACGATCCTGGCCGTGTACTTCGTCGTCGTCCTCGGCATCGGGTTCGCCGCCCGGCGGTCGGTGCGCACGAGCCTGGACTTCTTTCTCTCCGGGCGCTCACTGCCGGCCTGGGTGACGGGGCTCGCGTTCATCGCGGCCAACCTGGGCGCCACCGAGATCCTCGGGATGGCCGCCAACAGCGCGCAGTACGGCGTCTACACCACGCACTGGTACTGGATCGGCGCCATCCCGGCCATGGTCTTCCTCGGCCTGGTGATGATGCCGTTCTACTACGGCAGCAAGGTCCGCTCGGTCCCCGAGTTCCTGCTGCTGCGCTTCGACCGGGGCGCGCACCTGCTGAGTTCGGTCCTGTTCGCTTTCGCCGCGATCCTGATCGCCGGGGTGAACCTGTACGCGCTGGCCATCGTCGTGGAGGCGCTGCTGGGCTGGCCGGAGTGGGTGTCGATCGTCGTCGCCGGCATCTTCGTACTGGCGTACATCACCCTCGGCGGACTCTCCTCGGCGATCTACAACGAGGTGCTCCAGTTCTTCGTGATCCTGGCGGCCCTGATCCCGATCACCGTGCTGGGCCTGAAGAAGGTCGGCGGCTGGGACGGCCTCTCCGACTCCCTGACCGAGAGCCGAGGACCCGACTTCGTCACGGCGTGGGGCGGCACCGGCATCGGCAGCGACAACCCGCTCGGCGCGAACTGGCTGACGATCGTCCTGGGTCTCGGCTTCGTGCTCTCCTTCGGCTACTGGACGACGAACTTCGCTGAGGTCCAGCGCGCGCTGAGCGCGAAGAACCTCTCGGCCGCCCAGCGCACCCCGCTCATCGCGGCCTTCCCGAAGATCTTCATCGTCTTCCTGGTGATGATCCCGGGCCTGGTCGCGGCGGTCCTGGTCCCGCGGATCGGCACCTCGGAGTCCGACCTCCAGTACAACGACGCGATCCCGTACCTGATGGAGGACCTGCTGCCCAACGGCGTCCTCGGCATCGCCGTCACCGGCCTGCTGGCGGCCTTCATGGCGGGCATGGCGGCGAACGTCTCGTCCTTCAACACGGTCTTCACCACGGACATCTGGGCGAAGTACGTGGTGCGGGACCGGGAGGACGGCTACTACGTGCGCTTCGGCCGCCTGATCACGGCGATCGGTGTCCTGGCGTCCATCGGCACGGCCTTCCTGGCCTCCTCCTTCTCCAACATCATGAGCTACCTCCAGACGCTGTTCTCCTTCTTCAACGTGCCGATGTTCGTCGTCTTCATCATCGGCATGTTCTGGCGCCGGGCCTCGATGAAGTCCGGCTTCTGGGGTCTGCTGGCCGGCACCACGGCCGCGATGCTCAATTACTTCGTCCTCTACAAGCAGGACGTCATCGACATCCCGACCGACCAGGGCGCGAACTTCGTCTCCGCGATCGCGGGGTTCGTGGCGGGCGCCGTGCTCATGGTGGCCGTCTCCCTCTTCACGGCCCCGAAGCCGGACGCGGACCTCCAGGGCCTGGTCTACGGCACGCGCTCCCCCGGCATGGACGAGCCGCCGGGCGAGGGCGACGACGCGTGGTACCGCCGACCGGCGCTGCTCGGCTGGGGCGCGATCGTCCTGGCGGCGGCGTGCTACATCCCGTTCTCGTTCTAG
- a CDS encoding ATP-binding protein — MPEVASEPWEYVLHIPHDPRAVTVSRRTLRLILTAHGLAALLDPAELLATELIANAVLHTKGPAALRVRWSNGTLWIGAWDADPEPPEPPCHLAKPDTETGRGLALVRACTDIWGWQPSSRFGRRGKYVWCELMAA; from the coding sequence ATGCCCGAAGTGGCTTCCGAACCCTGGGAGTACGTCCTCCACATCCCCCACGACCCCCGAGCCGTCACCGTCTCCCGCCGCACCCTCCGCCTGATCCTCACCGCGCACGGCCTGGCCGCCCTCCTCGACCCCGCCGAACTCCTCGCCACGGAACTGATCGCGAATGCCGTACTCCACACCAAGGGCCCGGCGGCTCTGCGCGTCCGTTGGTCGAACGGCACGCTCTGGATCGGAGCCTGGGACGCGGACCCCGAACCCCCGGAACCCCCATGCCACTTGGCGAAGCCCGACACGGAGACCGGCCGAGGCCTCGCCCTCGTCCGCGCCTGCACGGACATCTGGGGCTGGCAGCCGTCGTCCCGCTTCGGCCGACGCGGCAAATACGTGTGGTGCGAACTGATGGCCGCCTAG